The following coding sequences lie in one Phyllopteryx taeniolatus isolate TA_2022b chromosome 4, UOR_Ptae_1.2, whole genome shotgun sequence genomic window:
- the npb gene encoding neuropeptide B, whose translation MERSLRFALVCFAVSLLISCHPVRAWYKQSTGPAYYSVGRASGLLSGIRRSPYVRRSESQETSMDSGETIGVNVVPETTRQVSLLKSMAICVKNISPNLKSCELLRDGTGTFQCKADVFLTVDSLDCLSA comes from the exons ATGGAGAGGTCCCTCCGGTTTGCTTTGGTGTGCTTTGCAGTGTCCCTGCTCATCTCGTGTCACCCCGTCCGAGCCTGGTACAAGCAGTCCACCGGGCCCGCTTACTACTCAGTGGGGCGCGCCTCGGGTTTGCTCTCTGGAATCAGGAGGTCGCCTTATGTGCGCAGGTCCGAGTCCCAAGAAACGTCAATGGACAGCGGGGAGACGATCGGCGTCAACGTTGTTCCGGAAACGACCAGGCAGGTCTCCTTGCTCAAAAGTATG GCTATTTGCGTGAAGAACATCTCCCCGAACCTGAAGAGCTGCGAGTTGCTGCGGGACGGTACCGGCACCTTCCAGTGCAAGGCGGACGTCTTCCTCACCGTGGACTCGCTGGACTGCCTGTCCGCATGA
- the sgsh gene encoding N-sulphoglucosamine sulphohydrolase: MTMLLKSFLWLLLLCCRLGESKRRNVLLIIADDAGFETEVYNNSVVRTPHLRSLAQHSVVFNNAFTSVSSCSPSRSTILSGLPQHQNGMYGLHQGVHHFNSFDGIQSLPLLLSQANIHTGIIGKKHVGPGSVYPFDFAYTEENNSVLQVGRNITRIKLLVRKFFQTHKDEAFVRNQKAEVNNLKDEERPFFLYVAFHDTHRCGHSQPQYGAFCEKFGNGDMGMGRIPDWTPLYYTPEQVKVPPFVPDTPAARADLAALYTTVSRLDQGIGLVLQELRDAGYENDTLIIYSSDNGIPFPNGRTNLYHSGTAEPMLVSSPEHRERWGDTSQAYVSLLDITPTILDWFSVPYPSYSLPGNAAVPVHLTGRSLLPVLVTEPGSWHTVYASQSLHEVTMYYPIRGVHQGAYRLLHNLHYRMPFLVDQDLYVSATFQDLLNRTRLSEPTHWFKSLQQYYYRERWELYDTRRDPLETKNLASDPSYSGVLESLRQTLQKWQWDTGDPWVCGADYVLEDKLEPHCRPLYNGL; this comes from the exons ATGACCATGCTGTTGAAGTCATTTCTTTGGCTTCTGCTTCTTTGTTGTCGCCTCGGGGAGTCCAAGAGAAGAAACGTTCTTCTGATTATCG CTGATGATGCCGGGTTTGAGACTGAGGTGTACAACAACTCTGTGGTCCGCACCCCTCACCTGCGTTCTCTGGCCCAGCACAGCGTCGTGTTCAACAACGCTTTCACCTCAGTCAGCAGCTGTTCCCCCAGCCGCTCCACCATCCTCAGTGGCCTGCCacag CACCAGAATGGCATGTACGGCCTTCACCAAGGGGTCCATCATTTTAACTCTTTCGATGGCATCCAAAGTCTGCCGCTGCTCCTCAGTCAAGCTAACATACACACAG GTATCATTGGAAAAAAGCATGTTGGTCCTGGGTCAGTCTACCCTTTTGACTTTGCGTACACGGAGGAAAACAACTCTGTCCTCCAGGTGGGGAGGAACATCACCCGCATCAAACTTCTCGTCCGAAAGTTTTTCCAGACCCATAAAGACGAAGCTTTTGTGAGAAACCAAAAAGCAGAAGTCAACAATTTGAAAGATGAAGAGAGgcctttttttctgtatgttgcCTTCCATGACACCCACCGCTGTGGGCACTCCCAGCCCCAGTATGGAGCTTTCTGTGAGAAGTTTGGAAATGGTGACATGGGAATGGGCAGAATTCCTGATTGGACGCCACTATATTACACGCCAGAGCAAGTTAAG GTTCCGCCTTTTGTACCGGACACACCTGCAGCACGAGCTGACTTAGCCGCATTGTATACTACAGTTAGCCGACTGGACCAAG GTATTGGATTAGTTCTTCAGGAGCTCAGAGACGCCGGTTATGAGAATGACACTCTGATCATCTACAGCTCCGATAACGGCATCCCCTTCCCCAATGGCAGAACCAACCTTTATCACTCCGGCACAGCGGAACCTATGCTGGTGTCCTCTCCAGAGCACAGGGAGCGATGGGGAGACACCAGCCAGGCCTATGTCAGCTTATTAG ACATCACTCCCACCATCCTGGACTGGTTTTCTGTCCCCTACCCTTCATACAGCCTCCCTGGCAACGCCGCTGTCCCAGTACACCTCACTGGCCGCTCTTTGCTTCCTGTCCTGGTGACTGAGCCCGGCAGCTGGCACACAGTctatgccagccaatcgctgcaCGAG GTCACCATGTACTACCCAATCCGTGGTGTCCACCAGGGGGCGTACCGCCTCCTCCACAACCTCCACTACCGCATGCCCTTCCTTGTCGACCAGGACCTGTATGTTTCGGCCACCTTCCAGGACCTGCTGAACCGCACCAGGCTGAGTGAGCCCACACACTGGTTCAAAAGCCTGCAGCAGTATTACTACAGGGAGCGCTGGGAGCTGTACGATACCAG AAGAGACCCTCTGGAAACAAAGAACCTGGCGTCAGACCCGTCATACAGTGGCGTGCTGGAGAGCCTGAGGCAGACTCTCCAGAAATGGCAGTGGGACACGGGGGACCCCTGGGTGTGTGGAGCAGACTATGTCCTGGAAGACAAGCTGGAGCCACATTGCAGACCACTTTACAATGGACTCTAA